From Brienomyrus brachyistius isolate T26 chromosome 18, BBRACH_0.4, whole genome shotgun sequence, one genomic window encodes:
- the mapk13 gene encoding mitogen-activated protein kinase 13, with translation MESHNETQFHREEINSTVWEVPEKYLCLKQIGTGAYGSVCSAINERTKEQVAIKKLHRPFQSEIFAKRAYRELRLLKHMKHENVIGLLDVFTAASRLEDFQDFYLVMPYMYTDLSKVRGLLSEDRLQFLVYQILCGLKYIHSAGIIHRDLKPSNLAVNQDCELKILDFGLARHTEPEMTGYVVTRWYRAPEVILNWMHYTQTVDIWSVGCIMGEMINGKTLFKGKDYMDQLTQIMKITGIPGSDFIKKLDSQEAQSYVLSLPHYPRKDFATVFPRASTKAIDLMEKMLVLDGEARLTADGALAHPYFHGLWDPEDSPDALPYDDSYDNATLPLEEWKRLSFKEVKSFVPFPRRDSKRRNTLTM, from the exons ATGGAGTCCCACAATGAGACACAATTCCACCGAGAGGAGATCAACAGCACAGTATGGGAAGTACCCGAGAAGTACTTATGCCTGAAGCAAATCGGGACGGGGGCGTATGGTTCTGTTTG CTCGGCAATCAATGAGAGGACCAAAGAGCAAGTGGCTATCAAGAAGCTGCACCGGCCCTTCCAGTCAGAGATCTTTGCCAAACGGGCGTATAGGGAGCTGCGGCTGCTGAAACATATGAAGCATGAAAAT GTAATTGGACTGCTGGATGTCTTTACTGCTGCTTCTAGGCTGGAGGACTTCCAGGACTT CTACTTGGTCATGCCTTATATGTACACAGACCTGTCCAAAGTGCGAGGCCTTCTGTCTGAGGACCGGCTGCAATTCTTGGTCTACCAGATTCTCTGTGGACTCAAG TATATCCACAGTGCAGGTATCATTCACAGG GACCTTAAGCCAAGTAACTTGGCTGTGAATCAGGATTGTGAGCTGAAA ATCCTGGATTTTGGCCTGGCACGACATACAGAGCCTGAAATGACAGGCTATGTGGTGACCCGGTGGTACCGGGCCCCTGAGGTCATTCTAAACTGGATGCACTATACCCAGACTG TGGATATCTGGTCTGTTGGCTGCATTATGGGAGAGATGATCAATGGGAAGACTCTCTTCAAAGGGAAAGACT ATATGGACCAACTTACCCAAATAATGAAGATAACTGGTATACCGGGGTCAGACTTTATTAAAAAACTGGACAGTCAAGAG GCACAAAGTTATGTGCTCTCTCTGCCCCACTACCCCCGGAAAGACTTTGCTACAGTGTTTCCCAGGGCCAGCACTAAAG CGATTGACTTGATGGAGAAGATGCTAGTCTTAGATGGGGAGGCTCGCCTAACAGCCGACGGTGCCCTGGCACATCCCTACTTTCATGGCTTGTGGGACCCAGAAGATAGCCCTGATGCACTGCCCTATGATGACAGCTATGATAATGCCACACTGCCCCTAGAGGAGTGGAAGA GGTTATCCTTCAAAGAGGTGAAGAGTTTTGTCCCATTCCCTCGCAGAGACTCAAAGAGACGGAACACTCTAACCATGTGA